One Kribbella sp. NBC_00662 genomic region harbors:
- a CDS encoding DegT/DnrJ/EryC1/StrS family aminotransferase: protein MGDRTMMPDWPQYDDDEAKALLEVLHSGHWGSTSGDVVATFEREFASYQQAAYGICLSNGTLAIAAALRAAGVGIGDEVIVPPYTFIATASAALFVGAVPVFADVDPDTHLLDPVATEAAITERTKAVIVVHLAGRPADLDAFTALGTRHGLTIVEDAAQAHGAAYKGRPVGAIGDLGTFSFQSSKNITAGEGGAVLTDNEQLAGALYSLVNVGRVPGGGWYQHEAVGYNLRLTEFQAAILRVQLRRHPAVQEIRERNAGLLTDLLRDVDGIRLAPEDRAITAHGRHLFMLRFPGRRDAVLQALAATGLTRASSGYVPLHRNTAVLRESKSIADRLSQPYPTADCPNADTVSADTIWLPQTYLLGTESQTRSIAATITKALQ, encoded by the coding sequence ATGGGTGATCGCACCATGATGCCGGACTGGCCGCAGTACGACGACGACGAGGCGAAGGCGCTGCTCGAGGTGCTGCATTCGGGGCACTGGGGCAGCACGAGCGGGGATGTCGTCGCGACCTTCGAGCGGGAGTTCGCGTCGTACCAGCAGGCGGCGTACGGGATCTGCCTGAGCAACGGGACGCTGGCGATCGCGGCGGCGTTGCGGGCCGCGGGTGTGGGCATCGGCGACGAGGTGATCGTGCCGCCGTACACGTTCATCGCGACCGCCTCGGCGGCTTTGTTCGTGGGTGCGGTGCCGGTCTTCGCCGATGTGGACCCGGACACCCACCTACTCGATCCGGTCGCCACGGAGGCGGCGATCACCGAGCGGACCAAGGCGGTCATCGTCGTCCACCTCGCCGGTCGTCCGGCTGACCTCGACGCTTTCACCGCGCTCGGCACGCGGCACGGCCTGACCATCGTCGAGGATGCGGCTCAGGCACATGGTGCGGCGTACAAGGGACGCCCGGTTGGGGCGATCGGCGATCTCGGTACGTTCAGCTTCCAGAGCAGCAAGAACATCACGGCCGGCGAGGGCGGCGCCGTACTCACCGACAACGAGCAGCTGGCGGGTGCGCTGTACTCCCTCGTCAATGTTGGCCGGGTGCCGGGCGGTGGCTGGTATCAGCATGAGGCGGTCGGCTACAACCTGCGGCTGACCGAATTCCAGGCTGCGATCCTCCGGGTCCAACTCCGCCGCCATCCAGCCGTCCAGGAGATCCGCGAGCGCAACGCCGGCCTCCTCACGGACCTACTGCGTGACGTCGACGGCATTCGCCTCGCCCCGGAAGACCGCGCGATCACCGCCCATGGCCGCCACCTCTTCATGCTCCGCTTCCCCGGCCGCCGCGACGCCGTCCTACAAGCCCTAGCCGCAACCGGTCTCACCCGAGCCTCCTCCGGCTACGTCCCCCTCCACCGCAACACCGCCGTACTCCGAGAATCAAAATCGATCGCAGACCGCTTGAGCCAGCCGTACCCAACCGCAGACTGCCCCAACGCCGACACAGTCTCCGCCGACACCATCTGGCTCCCCCAGACCTACCTACTAGGCACCGAATCCCAAACCCGATCAATCGCCGCCACCATCACCAAGGCGCTGCAGTAA
- a CDS encoding phosphotransferase enzyme family protein — protein sequence MYTPSAEEVVVAFGLGEADGGLVHFRRGGADVWRLETSRGTYFVKGYFPGSDEQLIDQLAVAMAFEREARTAGVNMPEPVAPIDPVLDWLTRIEDRLFRVYRWIEHRTDDRDVSTWLGRTMADIHQLQPLGPIGLPEWWRAAIQSPQTWKDWFANARGRDMPWADLCTPGLPHILAATERITELLDVAPDIVTTHGDFKTHNIVMSPTGPVLVDWDSVRTDSAALEAARVAYIFGAGDPEQINKILTAYVEAGGELAWPGPDLFLSVTRNHLQILAEQIRVSLGEATAARWMGDPATVDAAIAQLLRDLPDRLDHLRRLSLPGRIPRPPYADGVPDR from the coding sequence TTGTACACGCCGTCTGCCGAGGAAGTTGTGGTCGCGTTCGGCTTGGGTGAAGCCGATGGCGGGCTGGTGCATTTCAGGCGGGGTGGTGCTGACGTCTGGCGGCTCGAGACCTCGAGGGGAACTTACTTCGTCAAAGGGTATTTCCCGGGGAGCGACGAACAGCTGATCGACCAGCTGGCGGTCGCGATGGCGTTCGAGCGCGAGGCGCGGACGGCGGGTGTCAACATGCCGGAGCCGGTCGCGCCGATCGATCCGGTCCTGGATTGGCTGACGCGCATCGAGGATCGGCTGTTTCGGGTCTACCGATGGATCGAGCACCGGACGGATGACCGAGACGTCTCGACCTGGCTCGGGCGAACGATGGCGGACATCCATCAGCTGCAGCCGCTCGGCCCGATCGGCTTGCCTGAGTGGTGGCGAGCCGCGATTCAATCACCGCAGACCTGGAAGGACTGGTTCGCCAACGCCCGAGGCCGTGACATGCCCTGGGCGGATCTGTGCACGCCCGGCCTTCCGCACATTCTCGCAGCCACCGAACGCATCACCGAGCTGCTCGACGTAGCCCCCGACATCGTCACAACGCATGGCGACTTCAAGACCCACAACATCGTCATGTCCCCCACCGGACCCGTCCTCGTCGACTGGGACAGCGTGCGCACCGACAGCGCCGCCCTCGAGGCAGCGCGAGTCGCGTACATCTTCGGAGCCGGCGATCCCGAGCAGATCAACAAGATCCTCACCGCGTACGTCGAAGCCGGCGGCGAACTCGCCTGGCCCGGACCGGATCTCTTCCTCAGTGTGACCCGCAATCACCTGCAGATTCTCGCCGAGCAGATCCGCGTCTCACTCGGCGAAGCCACCGCGGCCCGCTGGATGGGCGACCCCGCGACGGTCGACGCCGCCATCGCCCAACTACTACGAGACCTCCCCGACAGGCTCGACCACCTGCGCAGGCTCAGTCTTCCTGGTCGGATTCCTCGTCCTCCGTACGCCGACGGCGTACCCGATCGGTGA
- a CDS encoding Rid family hydrolase — translation MKTRLLVGSVALVVSFSAGAGTAAGWWNKPQPPKPGTVVPALPAGQSNPMIASGVAIGANTPLYKTSGIGPSALNSGAPSGSEESYIDTAVFPGGALPAGVTITEAQGINVLRRIGENLQAAGLSYADVYTMRVFLQNPSGATSADFAGWNRAYRQYFANTDLTTGKYVPVPLGTAPPAKPFVVNPSRPSRFALEIENLPVSGWLVEVEVDAAYPKH, via the coding sequence ATGAAAACTCGTCTGCTCGTCGGGTCCGTCGCTCTGGTCGTGTCCTTCAGCGCCGGCGCCGGGACGGCGGCCGGCTGGTGGAACAAGCCGCAGCCGCCGAAGCCCGGCACCGTCGTCCCGGCATTGCCCGCCGGGCAATCCAACCCGATGATCGCCAGCGGTGTCGCGATCGGCGCCAACACACCGCTCTACAAGACCAGCGGCATCGGCCCGTCGGCCCTGAACAGCGGCGCGCCGTCCGGGTCCGAGGAGTCGTACATCGACACCGCCGTCTTTCCGGGCGGCGCGCTACCGGCAGGCGTCACGATCACCGAGGCGCAGGGCATCAACGTCCTCCGCCGCATCGGCGAGAACCTGCAGGCAGCAGGGTTGTCGTACGCCGACGTCTACACGATGCGCGTGTTCTTGCAGAACCCGTCCGGCGCCACCAGCGCCGACTTCGCAGGCTGGAACCGCGCATATCGCCAGTACTTCGCCAACACCGACCTCACCACCGGCAAGTACGTCCCGGTCCCACTGGGTACGGCGCCACCCGCCAAACCCTTCGTGGTCAATCCGTCCCGCCCGTCCCGCTTCGCCCTCGAGATCGAGAACCTCCCGGTCTCCGGCTGGCTCGTCGAAGTCGAGGTCGACGCGGCCTACCCGAAGCACTGA